A genome region from Streptomyces xanthophaeus includes the following:
- a CDS encoding SMI1/KNR4 family protein, which produces MTKTDATPFDWRPFLLRWSGEWADSLPDDEARSQEDEAARRDRWLGFPPASEERIAAMEERLGRRMPPSYREFLEVSDGWRNAGGFVWLLAGTTDVRRHDNESGLADLFEEYLDDDAGPDERRNADIWRRGLQLDVESDITHVLLDPEEVDEDGEWAVYTWASWRAEAPERHANFAEFMRSMYREFHSLNARPVDGEPEFANGTTRELDALMEQARLEALRGGWERAGHQLDEAKEYGRPRAGGLGDQIRRLLGQTYMVYFEDVVTDPRYAPELLPVLAMDHVVQSYRDDSTLKYHLRGAGEDVVSPAYALLEQVRGGTYRYTAAGPFGEAVERARELARWGDTDGAWRTLRDALPVWQPLGPDHLAPLGWVADPLLGTLLTPERGRELLSTPRGGQAGEAPAPAAGLDPDGLAWLADPGPDHDLTSYRFVLAEDVEPEDLPGHLADGDGAALGVPMTSAEVRRRLLGGQREFSSYDDKALVAVGRAGPRWSFAFDGDPAHFHTQRFVSPAAAAGAGSRSVVVWSGLRNWREAPFFHLSVAQDGAERYAFTYADGELRRTGEIPAALDPDRFFGSQEEAAGTERALLEAVTAEFGVRLPRHALLNGRLHTFTTRSWTRPPGDGEAYAVVSIG; this is translated from the coding sequence ATGACGAAGACGGATGCGACACCGTTCGACTGGCGCCCGTTCCTGCTCCGCTGGAGCGGGGAGTGGGCGGATTCCCTGCCCGACGACGAGGCGCGGAGCCAGGAGGACGAAGCCGCCCGGCGGGACCGGTGGCTGGGGTTCCCGCCGGCGTCCGAGGAGCGGATCGCGGCCATGGAGGAGCGCCTCGGCCGCCGGATGCCTCCGTCGTACCGGGAGTTCCTCGAAGTCAGTGACGGGTGGCGGAACGCCGGCGGGTTCGTCTGGCTGCTGGCGGGGACCACCGACGTGCGCCGGCACGACAACGAGTCAGGGCTCGCGGACCTGTTCGAGGAGTACCTGGACGACGATGCCGGACCCGACGAACGGAGGAACGCGGACATCTGGCGGCGCGGGCTCCAGCTCGACGTCGAGTCCGACATCACCCACGTCCTCCTGGATCCCGAGGAGGTGGACGAGGACGGCGAGTGGGCCGTGTACACGTGGGCGAGCTGGCGGGCCGAGGCGCCCGAGCGGCACGCGAACTTCGCCGAGTTCATGCGGTCCATGTACCGGGAGTTCCACAGCCTGAACGCGCGCCCGGTCGACGGGGAGCCGGAGTTCGCCAACGGCACGACCCGGGAGCTGGACGCCCTGATGGAGCAGGCCCGGCTGGAGGCGCTGCGCGGCGGGTGGGAGCGCGCCGGGCACCAGCTGGACGAGGCGAAGGAGTACGGCCGACCGCGGGCGGGCGGACTGGGCGACCAGATACGCCGCCTGCTGGGACAGACCTACATGGTGTACTTCGAGGACGTGGTGACCGACCCGCGGTACGCGCCCGAGCTGCTGCCGGTGCTGGCCATGGACCATGTGGTCCAGTCGTACAGGGACGACTCCACGCTGAAGTACCACCTGCGGGGAGCCGGTGAGGACGTGGTGTCGCCGGCCTACGCGCTGCTGGAGCAGGTGCGGGGCGGCACGTACCGGTACACGGCGGCCGGGCCGTTCGGGGAAGCGGTCGAGCGGGCACGGGAGCTGGCGCGCTGGGGCGACACCGACGGGGCGTGGCGGACGCTGAGGGACGCCCTGCCGGTATGGCAGCCGCTGGGCCCCGACCACCTGGCGCCGCTGGGGTGGGTGGCCGACCCCCTGCTGGGAACCCTGCTGACCCCGGAACGGGGCCGCGAGCTGCTGTCCACCCCCAGGGGCGGGCAGGCGGGCGAGGCACCGGCCCCGGCGGCCGGCCTCGACCCGGACGGCCTGGCGTGGCTCGCGGACCCGGGCCCCGACCACGACCTCACGTCCTACCGGTTCGTCCTGGCCGAAGACGTGGAGCCGGAGGACCTTCCCGGACACCTCGCGGACGGTGACGGGGCGGCGCTCGGCGTTCCCATGACGTCCGCCGAAGTGCGCCGCAGACTGCTCGGCGGACAGCGGGAGTTCTCGTCCTACGACGACAAGGCCCTCGTGGCGGTCGGCCGGGCCGGCCCCCGGTGGAGCTTCGCCTTCGACGGAGACCCTGCGCATTTCCACACGCAGCGGTTCGTCTCCCCGGCTGCGGCCGCCGGCGCGGGCAGCCGCTCGGTGGTCGTGTGGAGCGGTCTGCGGAACTGGCGGGAGGCACCGTTCTTCCACCTGTCCGTGGCGCAGGACGGGGCCGAGCGGTACGCCTTCACGTACGCGGACGGGGAGCTCCGCCGGACCGGCGAGATACCGGCGGCACTGGACCCGGACCGGTTCTTCGGCTCCCAGGAGGAGGCCGCCGGGACGGAACGGGCGCTGCTGGAGGCCGTGACCGCCGAGTTCGGTGTCCGGCTGCCGCGCCACGCGCTCCTGAACGGGCGGCTGCACACGTTCACCACCCGCTCGTGGACGCGGCCCCCGGGAGACGGGGAGGCGTACGCCGTGGTCAGCATCGGATGA
- a CDS encoding dicarboxylate/amino acid:cation symporter, whose amino-acid sequence MSVSATPQAPAKASFKFPFWAQIVAGLALGVLFGWIARSQDVSWLGTTLEKTGDIFVQLLKLAIAPLVFFAILVSITNLRKVNNAARLASRTLLWFMITSLIAVGIGIAIGLLTDPGSGTGLTAADGKDPKKTGSWIDFLTGIVPTDIVTPFTELKVLQIVFLAVVAGIAALQIGAKAKPVLDLAESALELLQKALWWVIRLAPIGTVGLIGTAIATYGWDLIGKYATFTADVYIGCALVMFVVYPLLLATVAKVSPLQFFKGAWPAIQLAFVSRSSVGTMPVTQKVTERLGVPKEYASFAVPFGATTKMDGCAAIYPALAAIFIAQIFDVQLGIKEYLLIVFVSVIGSAATAGLTGATVMLTLTLSTLGLPLAGVGLLLAIDPILDMMRTATNVAGQALVPVIVAAREGILDKEAYASASASPLDEPAPAAEPVVVAA is encoded by the coding sequence GTGTCCGTGTCCGCGACCCCCCAGGCCCCTGCCAAGGCCTCGTTCAAGTTCCCCTTCTGGGCCCAGATCGTCGCCGGTCTCGCCCTCGGTGTCCTCTTCGGCTGGATAGCCCGCAGCCAGGACGTCAGCTGGCTCGGCACCACCCTGGAGAAGACCGGCGACATCTTCGTCCAGCTGCTGAAGCTGGCCATCGCCCCGCTCGTCTTCTTCGCGATCCTGGTGTCGATCACCAACCTGCGGAAGGTGAACAACGCGGCGCGCCTCGCCTCCCGCACCCTCCTCTGGTTCATGATCACCTCGCTGATCGCGGTCGGCATCGGCATCGCCATCGGCCTGCTGACCGACCCCGGTTCCGGCACCGGCCTCACCGCGGCCGACGGCAAGGACCCGAAGAAGACCGGCTCCTGGATCGACTTCCTCACCGGGATCGTGCCGACGGACATCGTCACGCCGTTCACCGAGCTGAAGGTCCTTCAGATCGTCTTCCTGGCCGTCGTCGCCGGAATCGCCGCCCTCCAGATCGGCGCCAAGGCCAAGCCGGTCCTCGACCTCGCCGAGTCCGCCCTGGAGCTGCTCCAGAAGGCCCTGTGGTGGGTCATCCGCCTCGCCCCGATCGGCACCGTCGGCCTCATCGGCACCGCGATCGCCACGTACGGCTGGGACCTGATCGGCAAGTACGCGACCTTCACCGCCGACGTCTACATCGGCTGCGCCCTCGTGATGTTCGTCGTCTACCCGCTGCTGCTCGCGACGGTCGCCAAGGTCAGCCCGCTCCAGTTCTTCAAGGGCGCCTGGCCCGCCATCCAGCTGGCCTTCGTCTCCCGCTCCTCGGTCGGCACCATGCCCGTCACCCAGAAGGTCACCGAGCGCCTCGGCGTCCCGAAGGAGTACGCCTCCTTCGCCGTCCCGTTCGGCGCCACCACCAAGATGGACGGCTGCGCCGCGATCTACCCGGCCCTCGCCGCCATCTTCATCGCGCAGATCTTCGACGTGCAGCTCGGCATCAAGGAGTACCTGCTCATCGTCTTCGTCTCGGTCATCGGCTCCGCCGCCACGGCCGGTCTGACGGGCGCCACCGTCATGCTGACGCTGACCCTGTCCACGCTGGGCCTGCCGCTCGCGGGCGTCGGCCTGCTGCTGGCGATCGACCCGATCCTGGACATGATGCGCACCGCCACCAACGTGGCCGGCCAGGCCCTGGTCCCGGTCATCGTCGCGGCCCGCGAGGGGATCCTGGACAAGGAGGCCTACGCCTCCGCCTCGGCCTCCCCGCTGGACGAGCCCGCCCCGGCCGCCGAGCCGGTCGTGGTCGCGGCCTGA
- a CDS encoding DUF4229 domain-containing protein codes for MRLGIFVGCLVAVAGLVRLGWVPAGLGEANAAWVVLLAIVISAPLSFVLLRKQRDQMSTQISGRVAGAKERLAANRSQEDQADDAARVAS; via the coding sequence ATGCGCCTGGGCATCTTCGTCGGATGCCTCGTCGCCGTCGCGGGCCTCGTCCGGCTCGGCTGGGTGCCCGCAGGGCTCGGGGAGGCCAACGCCGCCTGGGTCGTGCTGCTCGCCATCGTGATCTCCGCCCCCCTCTCCTTCGTCCTTCTGCGCAAGCAGCGCGACCAGATGTCCACGCAGATCTCCGGGCGCGTCGCGGGTGCGAAGGAGCGGCTCGCCGCGAACCGCAGCCAGGAGGACCAGGCGGACGACGCGGCACGGGTGGCCTCGTAA
- a CDS encoding GNAT family N-acetyltransferase, with translation MTLTFVLDPVVDPPLREGILALWADVSNAGGAVGFVPPVTPDDIRPSLDSHLAGVADGNCRPVLGYDEDGAVAATAFLTHNAHRLQLHWLWAYTVMVHPRHQGKGYGRALMAAAEAAARSVGNIDAIRLSCRGGHGLEHFYASCGYKEVGRVPGAIRVAPGDDRDDITMLLPLH, from the coding sequence GTGACTCTTACTTTCGTCCTGGATCCGGTCGTCGACCCTCCCCTCCGTGAGGGGATCCTGGCGCTGTGGGCCGACGTCTCCAACGCGGGCGGCGCCGTGGGCTTCGTGCCCCCGGTCACCCCGGACGACATCCGCCCCTCGCTCGACAGCCACCTCGCCGGCGTCGCCGACGGGAACTGTCGGCCGGTCCTCGGGTACGACGAGGACGGGGCGGTCGCCGCGACCGCCTTCCTCACCCACAACGCGCACCGGCTCCAGCTCCACTGGCTGTGGGCCTACACGGTGATGGTCCACCCGCGTCATCAGGGCAAGGGGTACGGGCGCGCGCTGATGGCCGCCGCCGAGGCCGCGGCCCGCTCCGTCGGGAACATCGACGCCATCCGCCTCAGCTGCCGCGGCGGTCACGGCCTGGAGCACTTCTACGCCTCCTGCGGCTACAAGGAGGTCGGCCGCGTGCCCGGCGCCATCCGGGTGGCCCCGGGCGACGACCGCGACGACATTACGATGCTGCTGCCGCTGCACTGA
- the mqnE gene encoding aminofutalosine synthase MqnE produces MDAGLKRELEEKVRSGERLTREDGIALYESDDLAWLGGLAHEVRTRKNGDVVHFNVNRHLNMTNVCTASCAYCSFQRKPGEKDAYTMRIEEAVRLAKAMENDNLTELHIVNGLHPNLPWRYYPRSLSELKKALPNVSLKAFTATEIHHFETISGMSASDILDELIEAGLESLTGGGAEIFDWEVRQHIVDHRTHWEDWSRIHRLAHEKGLKTPSTMLYGHIEEPRHRVDHVLRLRELQDETGGFQVFIPLRYQHDFVDMQDGKVRNKLQARTTMATGAEALKTFAVSRLLFDNVPHVKVFWVMHGVQTAQLALQHGADDMDGSVVEYKITHDADNYGTPNKLGRDDLLELIREAGFRPVERNTRYEIIREYPGPDANLRETPQAMRV; encoded by the coding sequence ATGGACGCTGGGCTCAAGCGTGAGCTGGAGGAGAAGGTCCGCTCCGGCGAGCGGCTGACCCGTGAGGACGGTATCGCCCTCTACGAGTCGGACGACCTGGCCTGGCTCGGTGGCCTCGCCCACGAGGTGCGCACGCGCAAGAACGGTGACGTCGTCCACTTCAACGTCAACCGGCACCTCAACATGACGAACGTGTGCACCGCCTCGTGCGCGTACTGCTCGTTCCAGCGCAAGCCGGGCGAGAAGGACGCGTACACGATGCGCATCGAGGAGGCCGTGCGCCTGGCCAAGGCCATGGAGAACGACAACCTCACCGAGCTGCACATCGTCAACGGCCTGCACCCGAACCTGCCGTGGCGCTACTACCCGCGCTCGCTCTCCGAGCTGAAGAAGGCGCTGCCGAACGTCTCGCTGAAGGCGTTCACGGCGACCGAGATCCACCACTTCGAGACGATCTCGGGGATGTCGGCCTCCGACATCCTCGACGAGCTGATCGAGGCCGGCCTGGAGTCGCTCACGGGCGGCGGTGCGGAGATCTTCGACTGGGAGGTCCGGCAGCACATCGTCGACCACCGCACCCACTGGGAAGACTGGTCGCGCATCCACCGGCTCGCGCACGAGAAGGGTCTCAAGACCCCCTCGACCATGCTCTACGGGCACATCGAGGAGCCGCGCCACCGCGTGGACCACGTGCTGCGTCTGCGCGAGCTCCAGGACGAGACCGGCGGTTTCCAGGTCTTCATCCCGCTGCGGTACCAGCACGACTTCGTGGACATGCAGGACGGCAAGGTACGCAACAAGCTCCAGGCGCGTACGACGATGGCGACGGGCGCCGAGGCGCTGAAGACCTTCGCCGTCTCGCGACTGCTCTTCGACAACGTGCCGCACGTCAAGGTCTTCTGGGTGATGCACGGTGTGCAGACCGCCCAGCTCGCGCTGCAGCACGGCGCGGACGACATGGACGGCTCGGTCGTCGAGTACAAGATCACGCACGACGCGGACAACTACGGCACCCCGAACAAGCTGGGCCGTGACGATCTGCTGGAGCTGATCCGGGAAGCGGGCTTCCGCCCGGTCGAGCGCAACACGCGCTACGAGATCATCCGCGAATACCCCGGTCCGGACGCGAACCTGCGCGAGACCCCGCAGGCGATGCGCGTCTGA
- a CDS encoding Lrp/AsnC family transcriptional regulator, with translation MDTVDRQLIQALRENGRASYAELGRLVGLSGPSVTDRINRLETAGVITGYRATVDSASLGLGVTALIGISLSDAADHEDVARRLRDLAEIEDCWFIAGDDSFMLKVRANDVDGLEKIIRKLSGTKGVSRTRTTIVLSTKWENRVGELPEEA, from the coding sequence ATGGACACGGTGGACAGGCAGCTCATCCAGGCACTCCGGGAGAACGGTCGTGCCTCGTACGCGGAGCTGGGCCGTCTTGTGGGCCTCTCCGGCCCCAGCGTCACCGACCGCATCAACCGGCTCGAGACGGCCGGCGTCATCACCGGCTACCGCGCGACGGTCGACTCCGCCTCGCTCGGCCTCGGCGTCACGGCGCTGATCGGCATCTCGCTCTCCGACGCCGCGGACCACGAGGACGTGGCCCGGCGGCTGCGCGACCTCGCGGAGATCGAGGACTGCTGGTTCATCGCGGGCGACGACTCCTTCATGCTGAAGGTGCGCGCCAACGACGTGGACGGCCTGGAGAAGATCATTCGCAAGCTCTCCGGAACCAAGGGCGTATCGCGCACCCGCACCACCATCGTGCTCTCCACCAAGTGGGAGAACCGGGTCGGGGAACTTCCCGAGGAAGCCTGA
- a CDS encoding UbiX family flavin prenyltransferase — translation MTERKRTPWVVGVSGASGTPYAAAVLRGLLAAGESVDLVVSRASRLTLLDETGIAFRDAHWREDLGEWLGRGADGKPETFARPELDDVRYWGAGDLAAGPSSGSYPVKGMLIVPASTACVAGVALGLSKDLLQRVASVTLKERRRLVVAVRETPLNGQTLRHLVALDEAGAIVLPASPAFYTGATHIQDLVDFVAGRVLDAAGVPHRLYRRWEGELGGSRTPREASAGD, via the coding sequence ATGACTGAGCGCAAGCGCACCCCGTGGGTGGTCGGGGTTTCCGGAGCGTCCGGGACGCCGTACGCGGCGGCGGTGCTCCGCGGGCTGCTGGCCGCGGGGGAGAGTGTCGACCTGGTGGTGAGCCGCGCCTCCCGCCTCACCCTGCTGGACGAGACCGGGATCGCCTTCCGTGACGCGCACTGGCGCGAGGACCTGGGGGAGTGGCTGGGACGCGGGGCCGACGGGAAGCCCGAGACCTTCGCACGGCCGGAGCTGGACGACGTCCGGTACTGGGGTGCGGGGGACCTGGCGGCGGGCCCGAGTTCGGGCTCGTACCCGGTCAAGGGGATGCTCATCGTCCCCGCGTCCACGGCCTGTGTGGCGGGGGTGGCGCTCGGACTGTCGAAGGACCTGCTCCAGCGCGTGGCGAGCGTGACGCTCAAGGAACGGCGCCGGCTGGTGGTCGCGGTGCGGGAGACCCCGCTGAACGGTCAGACGCTGCGCCATCTGGTGGCGCTGGACGAGGCGGGCGCGATCGTGCTGCCCGCCTCTCCGGCGTTCTATACGGGTGCGACGCACATCCAGGATCTGGTGGACTTCGTCGCGGGGCGGGTGCTGGACGCGGCAGGTGTGCCGCACCGGCTGTACCGCCGTTGGGAGGGGGAGCTGGGAGGCTCCCGTACTCCCCGGGAGGCAAGCGCCGGTGACTAG
- a CDS encoding rhomboid family intramembrane serine protease — protein MSTTVDPAWAQADRAKAAAKLMLGWVALLWALEAVDYATGHALDQYGIVARDPDSLTGVVSAAFLHFGFDHVASNSVPLLVLGFIAALSGIRRFLAVCGLIVLGDGLGTWLISPSGTLTLGASGVVFGLFGYLLVRGFVERKVLGVAVALGVTAFWGTSIFVGILPTNTGVSWQGHLCGLATGIVTALYFRRPARRRPALPGCGTR, from the coding sequence ATGAGCACGACGGTGGATCCGGCCTGGGCGCAGGCCGACCGGGCCAAGGCTGCGGCCAAGCTGATGCTGGGCTGGGTGGCCCTGCTGTGGGCCCTGGAGGCCGTCGACTACGCCACCGGCCACGCCCTCGACCAGTACGGGATCGTCGCCCGCGACCCCGACAGCCTGACCGGCGTCGTCTCCGCGGCCTTCCTCCACTTCGGATTCGACCACGTCGCCTCCAACAGCGTCCCGCTGCTGGTCCTCGGCTTCATAGCGGCCCTGTCCGGGATCCGCCGCTTCCTCGCGGTGTGCGGCCTGATCGTGCTGGGCGACGGCCTCGGCACCTGGCTGATATCCCCGTCCGGCACCCTGACGCTGGGCGCCTCCGGCGTCGTCTTCGGCCTCTTCGGCTACCTGCTCGTGCGCGGCTTCGTCGAGCGCAAGGTGCTGGGCGTGGCGGTGGCCCTGGGCGTCACCGCCTTCTGGGGCACCTCGATCTTCGTCGGCATCCTCCCGACGAACACGGGCGTCAGCTGGCAGGGCCACCTGTGCGGCCTGGCGACGGGCATCGTGACGGCCCTCTACTTCCGCCGCCCGGCCCGACGGCGGCCCGCCCTCCCCGGCTGCGGCACTCGCTAG
- the mqnP gene encoding menaquinone biosynthesis prenyltransferase MqnP produces the protein MMTTADEVIGRDPAPQPTGKVKAFLRLVLIEHSVFALPFAYIAAFTAMFQLDRRIHWGVLLLVTICMVGLRTFAMAANRIIDREIDARNPRTAGRELVTGAVSVRAAWTGAGIALLVFLGSAALLNPLCLVLAPVAVIPMVVYPYGKRFTNFPHAILGLAQAIGPIGAWLAVTGEWSWDAVILGLAVGVWIGGFDLIFASQDVASDRADGVKSVPARFGVPAALWGARGAHAVTTALLAWYALATGAGALFWVGLAVVVVAFFYEHTIVTPHDLSRLNRAFFTVNGFIGIALFVCALADLTVRGLTF, from the coding sequence ATGATGACGACCGCCGACGAGGTGATCGGGCGGGACCCGGCGCCGCAGCCGACCGGCAAGGTCAAGGCGTTCCTGAGGCTCGTGCTGATCGAGCACTCGGTCTTCGCGCTGCCCTTCGCCTACATCGCGGCGTTCACCGCCATGTTCCAGCTCGACCGCCGCATCCACTGGGGCGTCCTGCTGCTCGTCACCATCTGCATGGTGGGGCTGCGGACCTTCGCGATGGCCGCCAACCGGATCATCGACCGCGAGATCGACGCCCGTAACCCGCGTACGGCCGGCCGTGAGCTGGTCACCGGCGCGGTGTCGGTCCGCGCGGCCTGGACCGGAGCCGGTATCGCGCTCCTGGTCTTCCTCGGCTCGGCGGCGCTGCTGAACCCGCTGTGCCTGGTGCTGGCGCCCGTCGCGGTGATCCCGATGGTGGTCTATCCGTACGGCAAGCGGTTCACGAACTTCCCGCACGCCATCCTCGGCCTGGCCCAGGCCATAGGGCCGATCGGGGCCTGGCTGGCCGTCACCGGCGAGTGGTCCTGGGACGCGGTGATCCTGGGCCTGGCGGTGGGTGTGTGGATCGGCGGCTTCGACCTGATCTTCGCCTCCCAGGACGTGGCCTCGGACCGCGCGGACGGCGTCAAGTCCGTCCCGGCCCGCTTCGGCGTCCCGGCCGCCCTGTGGGGCGCGCGCGGCGCGCACGCGGTGACCACGGCCCTGCTGGCCTGGTACGCGCTGGCCACCGGCGCGGGCGCGCTGTTCTGGGTGGGCCTGGCGGTCGTCGTCGTCGCCTTCTTCTACGAGCACACCATTGTGACCCCGCACGACCTGTCCCGCCTGAACCGCGCCTTCTTCACCGTCAACGGCTTCATCGGGATCGCCCTGTTCGTGTGCGCCCTCGCCGACCTGACGGTTCGGGGCCTGACCTTCTAG
- a CDS encoding menaquinone biosynthesis decarboxylase: MAYDDLRSLLRALEREGDLKRIKAEVDPYLEVGEIVDRVNKAGGPALLFENVRGSAMPLAMNVFGTDRRLLKALGLKSYGEISEKIGGLLKPELPQGFIGVREAFGKLGSMVHVPPKKVKGDSAPVQEVVLTGDDVDLDQLPALFTWPKDGGDFFNLGLTHTKHPETGVRNLGLYRLQRHDKRTIGMHWQIHKDSRNHYAVAAAKGERLPVAIAFGCPPAVTYASTAPLPGDIDEYLFAGFVAGKRIEMVDCKTVPLQVPANAEVVIEGWLEPGEMLPEGPFGDHTGFYTPQEPFPALKIDCVTMRRRPLIQSIVVGRPPTEDGPLGRATERFFLPLLKIIVPDIVDYHLPESGGFHNCAIVSIDKKYPKHAQKVMHAIWGAHMMSLTKLIIVVDKDCDVHDLHEVSWRALGNTDYSRDLTVVEGPVDHLDHASYQQFWGGKAGIDATKKLPEEGYTRDGGWPDMVESDPATAALVDRRWKEYGL, from the coding sequence ATGGCTTACGACGATCTCCGCTCGCTGCTCCGGGCTCTGGAGCGGGAGGGCGACCTCAAGCGCATCAAGGCCGAAGTCGACCCGTACCTGGAGGTCGGGGAGATCGTCGACAGAGTGAACAAGGCGGGAGGCCCGGCGCTCCTCTTCGAGAACGTCAGGGGCTCGGCGATGCCGCTGGCCATGAACGTCTTCGGCACCGACCGCCGCCTCCTGAAGGCCCTCGGCCTCAAGTCGTACGGCGAGATCAGCGAGAAGATCGGCGGCCTGCTGAAGCCGGAGCTGCCGCAGGGCTTCATCGGGGTCCGCGAGGCCTTCGGCAAGCTCGGCTCGATGGTGCACGTGCCGCCGAAGAAGGTGAAGGGCGACTCCGCGCCCGTCCAGGAGGTCGTCCTCACCGGCGACGACGTGGACCTCGACCAGCTCCCGGCCCTCTTCACCTGGCCGAAGGACGGCGGCGACTTCTTCAACCTCGGCCTGACCCACACCAAGCACCCCGAGACCGGCGTCCGCAACCTCGGCCTCTACCGGCTCCAGCGCCACGACAAGCGCACCATCGGCATGCACTGGCAGATCCACAAGGACAGCCGCAACCACTACGCCGTCGCCGCGGCGAAGGGCGAGCGGCTGCCGGTCGCGATCGCGTTCGGCTGCCCGCCCGCGGTGACGTACGCGTCCACCGCGCCGCTGCCGGGCGACATCGACGAGTACCTCTTCGCCGGCTTCGTCGCGGGCAAGCGGATCGAGATGGTCGACTGCAAGACGGTCCCCCTCCAGGTCCCGGCCAACGCGGAGGTCGTGATCGAGGGCTGGCTGGAGCCCGGCGAGATGCTCCCGGAGGGTCCCTTCGGCGACCACACCGGCTTCTACACCCCGCAGGAACCCTTCCCGGCCCTGAAGATCGACTGCGTGACGATGCGCAGGCGTCCGCTCATCCAGTCGATCGTCGTCGGCCGGCCGCCGACCGAGGACGGCCCGCTCGGCCGTGCGACGGAGCGGTTCTTCCTGCCCCTGCTCAAGATCATCGTGCCGGACATCGTGGACTACCACCTCCCGGAATCGGGCGGCTTCCACAACTGCGCGATCGTCTCGATCGACAAGAAGTACCCGAAGCACGCCCAGAAGGTCATGCACGCCATCTGGGGCGCGCACATGATGTCGCTGACCAAGCTGATCATCGTGGTCGACAAGGACTGCGACGTCCACGACCTGCACGAGGTCTCCTGGCGAGCCCTCGGCAACACCGACTACTCGCGCGACCTCACCGTCGTCGAGGGACCGGTGGACCACCTGGACCACGCCTCGTACCAGCAGTTCTGGGGAGGCAAGGCGGGTATCGACGCCACCAAGAAGCTGCCCGAGGAGGGCTACACCCGCGACGGCGGCTGGCCCGACATGGTCGAGTCCGACCCGGCCACCGCCGCCCTGGTGGACCGGCGCTGGAAGGAGTACGGCCTGTGA
- a CDS encoding PLD nuclease N-terminal domain-containing protein, with amino-acid sequence MLRYLPFLLILALTIYAFIDCLNTPEPEVKHLPKVVWVIIILLFSIVGPVVWLFAGKDRAASGGGRARRTQWVAPDDNPEFLKSLRDEQEKKDKDQDKDQG; translated from the coding sequence GTGCTGCGCTATCTGCCGTTCCTGCTGATCCTCGCGCTGACCATCTACGCCTTCATCGACTGCCTGAACACTCCGGAGCCGGAGGTCAAGCACCTCCCCAAGGTGGTCTGGGTGATCATCATCCTGCTCTTCTCCATCGTGGGGCCGGTCGTGTGGCTGTTCGCGGGCAAGGACCGGGCGGCCTCGGGCGGGGGCCGGGCGCGCCGGACGCAGTGGGTGGCGCCCGACGACAACCCGGAGTTCCTGAAGTCGCTGCGCGACGAGCAGGAGAAGAAGGACAAGGACCAGGACAAGGACCAGGGCTAG
- a CDS encoding cupin domain-containing protein, translating to MISASPENVTATPNATMTGFAAPSRGSSELSSWHVAMPAGSTGPEHSVSREQVWILTAGSLEVTCAGRTEKAAAGQTLLLPPDTLRRIHAAETFEACVVMRADGVVSVPGEEGTRVLPWAR from the coding sequence GTGATCAGCGCTTCCCCCGAGAACGTCACCGCCACCCCCAACGCCACCATGACCGGCTTCGCCGCCCCCAGCCGCGGCAGCTCCGAGCTCAGCAGCTGGCACGTGGCCATGCCCGCCGGCAGCACGGGCCCCGAGCACTCCGTCAGCCGCGAGCAGGTGTGGATCCTGACCGCCGGCTCCCTGGAGGTCACCTGCGCCGGCCGCACCGAGAAGGCCGCCGCCGGCCAGACCCTCCTCCTGCCCCCGGACACGCTGCGCCGCATCCACGCCGCCGAGACCTTCGAGGCCTGCGTCGTGATGCGCGCGGACGGCGTGGTCTCGGTCCCGGGGGAGGAGGGCACTCGCGTACTGCCGTGGGCGCGCTGA
- a CDS encoding MarR family winged helix-turn-helix transcriptional regulator, with product MTRDENEGVELLFLLGLGFQMLLGEFTRRVAEAGYPDLRPVHGMTFQALQRDGATATELAERLGVTKQAAGQIVDDLEKRGYVRREPHPGGGRRKLVVLTPAARDHLAVAGRILHELEAELGRGTDLTALREGLGQVVRTFHGEGGLPPLRPVW from the coding sequence GTGACGAGAGACGAGAACGAGGGCGTCGAGCTGCTGTTCCTGCTCGGCCTGGGCTTCCAGATGCTGCTGGGGGAGTTCACCCGGCGCGTCGCCGAAGCCGGATACCCGGACCTGCGGCCGGTGCACGGCATGACCTTCCAGGCCCTCCAGCGCGACGGCGCCACCGCCACCGAGCTCGCCGAGCGGCTCGGGGTGACCAAACAGGCCGCCGGACAGATCGTCGACGACCTGGAGAAGCGCGGCTACGTGCGCCGCGAGCCGCACCCGGGGGGCGGCCGCCGCAAGCTGGTGGTCCTGACCCCGGCGGCCCGTGACCACCTCGCCGTCGCGGGCCGGATCCTGCACGAGCTGGAGGCCGAACTGGGCCGCGGAACCGACCTCACCGCCCTGCGCGAGGGCCTCGGGCAGGTCGTGCGCACCTTCCACGGGGAGGGCGGACTGCCGCCGCTGCGCCCGGTGTGGTGA